A window of the Desulforapulum autotrophicum HRM2 genome harbors these coding sequences:
- a CDS encoding cell division protein ZapA has protein sequence MTTGAQSGKDTSLDEIVKIELFGLEFKFKSESSTVDSKEVAEYLKRHVVKAEDQFEFKSSDRNKLAILLLAAMNISKDFQELKLEHSKLENYVYQRMTSLIEKIDEGIK, from the coding sequence GTGACAACGGGGGCTCAGTCTGGTAAAGATACTTCATTGGATGAGATCGTTAAAATTGAGCTTTTTGGTTTGGAGTTTAAGTTCAAGTCTGAAAGTTCAACAGTTGATTCCAAAGAGGTTGCCGAATATTTAAAGCGTCATGTTGTAAAGGCAGAAGATCAATTTGAATTCAAATCCTCGGATAGGAACAAGCTGGCAATACTACTTCTTGCTGCCATGAATATATCCAAGGACTTTCAAGAGTTGAAGTTGGAGCATTCGAAGCTTGAGAACTATGTTTATCAACGGATGACGTCCCTTATCGAAAAGATAGATGAGGGAATCAAATAA
- the tyrS gene encoding tyrosine--tRNA ligase — protein MSVLDILNQRGFVEAVTHEDELKEYLDKEGATCYIGFDPTGPSLHVGHLVTIMALAHMQRNGHRPIALVGGGTGLIGDPSGKTEMRKVITHDQVNENKQSIQKQLSRFLDFEDGKAMLLDNADWLTGLEYISFLRDIGRHFSVNKMIKAESYRVRIESDEGLSFIEFNYMLLQAYDFMQLCQAHDCRLQMGGSDQWGNIVAGIDLVRRTQSKTAFGITFPLITTSSGIKMGKTHKGAVWLDPEKTSSYEYYQFWVNTDDADVAKFMALFTFLPMAEIDQVKGIEGAKMNAAKAILAHEATAIAHGLAAANEAFDAAATVFGAPSIPENLCPSSHIPRDGDGNLRAASSMPSSTVDIERLKRGIAAVDLFVETGLSKSKGDARRLISQGGGYLNNDRIEAFDTLILDSDFKDGEILLRAGKKRYHKIIA, from the coding sequence ATGAGTGTTCTGGACATATTGAATCAGCGTGGATTCGTAGAGGCAGTGACCCATGAGGATGAGCTGAAGGAGTATCTGGATAAAGAAGGGGCCACCTGTTATATCGGGTTTGATCCGACAGGCCCGAGTCTCCACGTTGGGCATCTGGTGACCATCATGGCCCTTGCCCATATGCAGCGGAACGGCCACAGGCCCATTGCCCTCGTGGGCGGGGGGACCGGTTTGATCGGAGATCCCAGTGGTAAAACCGAGATGCGCAAGGTGATAACCCACGACCAGGTCAATGAAAACAAGCAAAGTATCCAAAAGCAGCTTTCAAGGTTTCTTGATTTTGAAGATGGCAAGGCCATGCTCCTTGATAATGCCGACTGGCTTACCGGGCTGGAGTATATCTCTTTTTTAAGGGATATCGGGCGTCATTTCAGTGTGAACAAGATGATCAAGGCTGAAAGTTACAGGGTGCGCATAGAGTCCGATGAGGGATTGAGCTTTATCGAGTTCAACTACATGCTCCTACAGGCCTATGATTTCATGCAGCTTTGCCAGGCCCATGATTGCCGTTTGCAGATGGGGGGCAGCGACCAGTGGGGTAACATTGTTGCCGGAATAGATCTGGTCCGAAGAACCCAGTCAAAGACTGCCTTTGGTATCACCTTTCCCCTGATCACTACCAGTAGCGGCATCAAGATGGGAAAAACCCATAAGGGCGCCGTGTGGCTTGATCCGGAAAAAACGTCTTCCTATGAGTATTACCAGTTCTGGGTCAATACCGATGATGCTGATGTGGCAAAATTCATGGCGCTTTTTACCTTTTTGCCCATGGCAGAGATCGATCAGGTAAAGGGAATTGAGGGGGCCAAAATGAATGCGGCCAAGGCTATTCTTGCCCATGAAGCCACGGCCATTGCCCATGGCCTTGCGGCGGCAAACGAAGCCTTTGATGCAGCTGCCACTGTTTTCGGTGCACCCTCCATTCCTGAAAATCTCTGTCCCTCAAGCCACATACCCAGGGATGGGGATGGGAATCTTCGTGCCGCAAGTAGTATGCCCTCGTCCACCGTTGATATCGAACGTTTAAAGCGCGGGATTGCTGCCGTGGATCTCTTTGTTGAGACGGGTCTGTCAAAATCCAAGGGGGATGCCAGGCGCCTCATCAGTCAAGGCGGCGGTTACCTTAACAATGACCGGATTGAGGCCTTTGATACCCTCATTCTTGATAGTGACTTCAAGGACGGAGAGATCCTTTTACGGGCCGGTAAAAAACGGTATCATAAAATAATTGCATGA
- a CDS encoding sugar phosphate nucleotidyltransferase yields the protein MALGIEVGVVVLAAGKGTRMKSDRAKVLHPVNGQSMIIHVVDCAVKVSGSNVVVVVGHQAEQVKAEVARAYQVAFAVQKSLLGTGDAVKAAIPHLAKAVGHVVVLCGDVPLIRAKTVEKLVDFHLNNENRLTALAVKVDEPAGYGRMILDAQSKLMSICEEADASMEEKKISLVNSGIYCIERQFLISALNRLNRDNAQNEYYLTDLVKIGAADGVKMGVLTAEDPREVLGVNTLVQLKKADVLCRERADV from the coding sequence ATGGCATTGGGTATCGAGGTCGGGGTGGTCGTCCTGGCTGCAGGAAAGGGAACCCGTATGAAGTCGGATCGGGCAAAGGTTCTCCATCCGGTGAACGGGCAGAGTATGATCATCCATGTGGTTGACTGTGCCGTCAAGGTTTCAGGGTCCAATGTTGTTGTGGTTGTGGGGCATCAGGCCGAACAGGTAAAGGCTGAGGTGGCCCGGGCATATCAAGTGGCTTTTGCCGTTCAAAAATCACTGCTTGGAACCGGAGATGCGGTAAAGGCAGCTATTCCTCACCTGGCAAAAGCTGTCGGCCATGTGGTTGTCCTCTGTGGTGACGTACCGCTTATTCGGGCGAAAACCGTTGAAAAACTGGTTGATTTTCACCTGAACAATGAAAACAGATTGACAGCCCTTGCAGTTAAGGTTGACGAACCTGCAGGATATGGTAGGATGATTCTGGATGCCCAAAGTAAACTAATGTCCATCTGTGAAGAGGCGGATGCTTCCATGGAAGAGAAAAAAATCAGCTTGGTTAATTCCGGTATTTATTGTATTGAAAGGCAGTTTTTAATCTCGGCCCTGAATCGGTTGAATCGGGACAATGCCCAGAATGAATACTACCTGACAGATCTTGTAAAAATCGGAGCGGCAGATGGGGTCAAAATGGGAGTGCTCACGGCTGAAGACCCAAGGGAGGTTCTTGGCGTTAACACCCTTGTGCAGTTAAAAAAAGCAGATGTGTTGTGCCGGGAACGGGCGGATGTGTGA
- a CDS encoding TRAP transporter large permease: protein MNEYTLVGLLGVVVLLMLFFIRLAVAYSMAVVGFVGYWYLTNFKAAVSLLSRDMFDVFSSYSLALVPLFVFMGFIAYYAGVSAKLYDVANKCIGRVRGGLAMATIAACTAFGAICGSTTATAATMGTIGLPEMRRYNYGNRLATGSVAAGGGIGVLMPPSVVLIIYGILTQLSIGKLFIAGIIPAFLIAGLFIVAIVVYCAIYPDQGPRGDAFPIKERFLALFEIWETAIVFLVVMGGMFFGFFTPTKAGAVGSFALLVIAVVQGKLSWRNFKSAVYDTLKTSAMVIMLVAGATIFGHFLALTRIPMEGANLVATLNWPGWAIISLICLIYLVGGCFIDALALITLTIPIFYPIVSGLGYDLIWFGVIIVLITQMGIITPPVGVNVYIVKGLSPDVPMEEIFIGVIPFLIALIVGTAIMIAFPAIATFLPDMIG from the coding sequence ATGAATGAGTACACCCTGGTGGGGCTTTTGGGGGTTGTCGTTCTGTTGATGCTCTTTTTCATACGGCTTGCCGTTGCCTATTCCATGGCTGTTGTCGGGTTTGTCGGGTACTGGTATCTGACCAATTTCAAAGCGGCCGTCTCTCTTTTATCCAGGGACATGTTTGACGTGTTTTCCTCCTATAGCCTTGCCCTGGTTCCCCTTTTTGTATTCATGGGGTTCATTGCCTACTATGCCGGGGTGAGTGCAAAGCTCTACGATGTGGCCAACAAATGCATTGGCCGGGTCAGGGGAGGGCTTGCCATGGCAACGATTGCCGCCTGTACCGCCTTTGGAGCGATCTGCGGTTCCACCACTGCAACTGCAGCTACCATGGGTACGATTGGTTTACCTGAGATGCGGCGTTATAACTACGGCAACAGGCTTGCCACGGGTTCAGTTGCCGCAGGCGGGGGGATTGGTGTTCTCATGCCGCCCAGCGTGGTTCTTATTATCTACGGTATCCTCACCCAGCTTTCCATCGGCAAGCTGTTTATTGCCGGTATTATTCCGGCCTTTCTCATTGCCGGGCTTTTTATCGTGGCCATTGTTGTTTATTGTGCCATCTATCCAGACCAGGGACCCAGGGGTGACGCCTTTCCCATCAAAGAAAGATTCCTTGCCCTTTTTGAGATTTGGGAGACAGCTATAGTCTTTCTTGTGGTCATGGGCGGGATGTTTTTCGGGTTCTTCACCCCGACCAAGGCTGGAGCCGTGGGTTCGTTTGCTCTTCTTGTCATTGCGGTTGTTCAGGGAAAGCTTTCCTGGCGCAATTTTAAAAGTGCCGTCTATGATACCCTGAAGACCTCGGCCATGGTGATCATGCTAGTTGCAGGAGCCACTATCTTTGGTCATTTTCTTGCCCTGACCCGTATTCCCATGGAGGGAGCCAACCTTGTTGCCACCCTTAACTGGCCGGGGTGGGCCATTATTTCGTTGATCTGTTTAATCTATCTGGTGGGCGGTTGTTTTATCGATGCCCTGGCTCTGATTACACTGACCATCCCCATTTTTTATCCCATCGTTTCTGGCCTTGGTTATGATTTAATCTGGTTTGGGGTCATCATCGTGTTGATTACCCAGATGGGAATTATTACCCCGCCCGTGGGTGTTAATGTCTACATCGTAAAGGGGCTCTCCCCGGATGTACCCATGGAAGAGATTTTCATTGGGGTGATTCCTTTTCTGATTGCGCTGATTGTGGGTACGGCGATCATGATTGCCTTTCCCGCCATTGCCACATTCTTGCCGGATATGATCGGGTAG
- a CDS encoding cell division protein ZapB encodes MDNELLDNKFADIDEKVDFLIELCQTFQLENTELKVKVERLETELNKKNETEEQYAEQQAVVRSKIDGLLEKLNNFSDTP; translated from the coding sequence TTGGATAATGAACTATTAGATAATAAGTTTGCCGATATAGACGAAAAAGTCGATTTTTTAATTGAACTCTGCCAGACATTTCAGTTGGAAAATACAGAGTTGAAGGTTAAGGTCGAGCGTCTTGAAACGGAACTAAATAAGAAGAATGAAACAGAAGAGCAGTATGCTGAACAACAGGCGGTAGTCAGGTCAAAAATTGATGGGCTTCTTGAAAAACTCAATAATTTTTCCGATACTCCTTAG
- a CDS encoding EF-hand domain-containing protein, with protein MKRIKVFLALAVFFILLSATPGFCGQPYHHKGGGMALKTNFSDMDTDGDDLLSFIEFKSAFPSSEQKAFDFLDSDKDGMLNHDEWHTFKEMHKGMGMHDKKDFHAEGLPDPSGFNALFSDMDSDKDDLVSPMEFNAHFPDASEKTKVFAAIDLDGSGALDQGEWSKFKKAHSMKLND; from the coding sequence ATGAAGAGAATAAAAGTATTTTTGGCATTGGCAGTATTTTTTATATTGCTATCCGCTACCCCAGGATTTTGTGGTCAACCCTATCATCATAAAGGTGGAGGTATGGCATTAAAGACAAATTTCTCTGATATGGACACTGATGGTGATGATTTGCTTAGTTTTATAGAGTTCAAGAGTGCTTTCCCTTCTTCTGAACAAAAGGCCTTTGATTTTTTAGATAGTGACAAAGATGGAATGCTGAACCATGATGAATGGCACACCTTTAAGGAAATGCACAAAGGGATGGGAATGCATGATAAGAAAGATTTTCATGCTGAAGGCTTGCCTGATCCATCCGGTTTCAATGCCCTTTTTTCGGACATGGATAGTGATAAAGATGACCTGGTTAGCCCCATGGAATTCAACGCCCATTTCCCGGACGCATCTGAAAAGACAAAGGTTTTTGCTGCAATTGATCTTGACGGAAGCGGTGCCCTGGACCAAGGCGAATGGTCTAAATTCAAAAAGGCCCACAGTATGAAACTAAATGATTAA
- a CDS encoding DNA-3-methyladenine glycosylase family protein, translated as MKFRAIQGVEDIEDQRYSRTFRTNRSKGYFIVRDNPGKSAIELTIYCDDIRCYMEIYNRVRLMFDLNTDFFPINKKFIKDKLLSKGMSDGHVPRLPIAFNSFEFCIRAVLGQQISVQAASTLASRIAKKAGPQTEKNFPPGLDYFFPGPEELVKTSLEGIGITGVRQATITNIAQGLLDNVFSLNPNQPFETFQKDFSAIRGIGEWTVNYVAMRSLGMVDSFPAADLGIIKALEKNGKRPGRKEILKQAEKWRPYRAYAALCLWNQ; from the coding sequence ATGAAATTTAGAGCCATACAGGGCGTGGAAGACATTGAAGATCAAAGATATTCCAGGACGTTCAGAACAAATCGGTCAAAAGGATACTTCATCGTCAGGGATAACCCCGGAAAATCAGCGATTGAACTGACCATTTACTGTGATGATATCCGGTGCTATATGGAAATCTACAACCGGGTCCGCCTGATGTTCGACCTGAATACCGATTTTTTCCCCATCAATAAAAAATTCATAAAGGACAAGCTCCTGTCCAAAGGGATGTCTGACGGTCATGTCCCCCGGCTGCCCATTGCCTTTAATTCATTTGAATTTTGTATCCGAGCTGTTCTGGGCCAACAGATTTCAGTACAAGCCGCTTCCACACTGGCCTCACGCATTGCAAAAAAAGCAGGACCTCAGACGGAAAAAAATTTCCCCCCTGGATTAGACTATTTTTTCCCGGGTCCCGAGGAATTGGTAAAAACCAGTTTGGAGGGCATCGGCATCACCGGTGTCAGGCAGGCCACCATCACCAATATTGCCCAGGGACTGCTGGACAATGTATTTTCCCTGAACCCCAACCAGCCCTTTGAGACTTTTCAAAAGGATTTTTCTGCCATCCGGGGAATTGGGGAATGGACAGTGAATTACGTGGCCATGAGGAGTCTGGGTATGGTGGATAGTTTTCCTGCCGCAGACCTTGGGATCATCAAGGCCCTGGAAAAAAACGGCAAACGACCCGGGAGAAAAGAGATATTGAAACAGGCGGAAAAATGGCGGCCTTACAGGGCATATGCCGCCCTCTGTCTTTGGAACCAATAA
- the rny gene encoding ribonuclease Y, with amino-acid sequence MEFIVVLSSAAGLASGFGAAYYLTLKRARIKAAAVLKEQALIIENAERKAMTLLKEAQIEAKSRLLEMKSAFDVETEGIRAELKQEEKRLLSRSEIIDHRHEKFERREMELQAKENELSARVEAHAQKEATYASLVEETTRELERVASLTADEAKTILLKSMENEANHEGAKLVKRIMSEATENADKEAKKIISTAIQRYAGDFVAERTVSVVQLPGDEMKGRIIGREGRNIRALEAATGIDLIIDDTPEAVILSGFNPVRREIARIALTRLIADGRIHPARIEDVVARVTEEVDVTIKEAGEQAAFDLGVHGVAPELIKVIGQLKFRTSYAQNVLQHSVEVAFLAGVMAAELGLNIKLAKRMGLLHDIGKAVDHEVDGPHALIGAKLARKYGETDAVVNAIAAHHEDKRPESVYDYLVQAADALSGARPGARKETLENYVKRLEELERVANSFDGVSNTYAIQAGREVRVIVESDKISDANAGMLSRDIAAKIEETLTFPGQIKVVVIRETRSVEYTNK; translated from the coding sequence ATGGAATTTATTGTGGTTCTTTCATCAGCAGCAGGGCTTGCATCGGGTTTCGGTGCAGCATACTACCTCACTTTGAAGCGTGCCCGGATAAAGGCCGCAGCCGTTTTGAAAGAGCAGGCATTGATCATTGAAAATGCGGAAAGAAAGGCAATGACGCTTCTCAAGGAGGCACAGATAGAGGCCAAGAGCAGGCTTCTTGAAATGAAAAGCGCTTTTGATGTGGAAACAGAGGGAATTAGAGCTGAACTCAAACAGGAAGAAAAGCGTTTGCTCTCAAGGAGCGAAATCATTGATCACCGCCATGAAAAATTCGAGCGGCGGGAAATGGAATTGCAGGCAAAGGAGAATGAACTTAGTGCCAGGGTTGAGGCCCATGCCCAAAAGGAAGCCACCTATGCCAGCTTGGTCGAAGAAACTACGCGTGAGTTGGAACGGGTGGCAAGTCTGACAGCAGATGAGGCAAAGACGATTCTCTTGAAATCCATGGAAAACGAGGCCAACCATGAAGGTGCAAAGCTTGTGAAGCGTATCATGAGTGAGGCTACGGAAAATGCTGACAAAGAGGCCAAAAAGATTATTTCTACGGCTATTCAGCGGTATGCCGGTGATTTTGTGGCTGAGAGAACCGTCTCGGTGGTTCAGCTTCCAGGCGATGAGATGAAGGGCAGGATCATTGGCCGGGAGGGAAGGAATATTCGGGCCCTTGAAGCTGCCACGGGCATAGATCTAATTATCGATGATACCCCCGAAGCGGTCATTCTCTCGGGCTTTAATCCGGTCCGGAGGGAAATTGCAAGGATTGCCTTGACACGGCTCATTGCCGACGGCAGGATCCACCCTGCAAGGATAGAGGATGTTGTGGCAAGGGTGACTGAAGAGGTGGATGTTACGATCAAGGAGGCGGGAGAACAGGCAGCCTTTGATCTTGGGGTTCATGGTGTCGCTCCCGAGTTGATCAAGGTGATCGGTCAGCTCAAGTTCAGAACCAGCTATGCCCAGAACGTTCTCCAGCATTCGGTTGAAGTGGCCTTTCTGGCCGGAGTAATGGCGGCGGAGCTCGGTCTTAACATCAAGCTTGCCAAACGCATGGGGCTTTTGCACGACATCGGCAAGGCTGTTGACCATGAGGTTGACGGACCCCATGCCTTGATTGGCGCCAAGCTTGCAAGAAAGTACGGTGAAACAGATGCCGTTGTTAATGCCATTGCCGCCCACCATGAAGATAAAAGACCTGAAAGTGTTTATGATTACCTTGTCCAGGCTGCAGATGCTCTGTCGGGCGCAAGGCCCGGTGCAAGAAAAGAAACCCTTGAAAATTACGTCAAGCGCCTCGAAGAGCTTGAAAGGGTGGCGAATTCCTTTGATGGTGTTTCCAATACCTATGCCATACAGGCAGGCCGAGAGGTTCGGGTGATTGTTGAGAGTGACAAGATTTCCGATGCCAATGCAGGTATGCTCAGTCGTGATATCGCAGCTAAAATCGAAGAAACACTGACTTTCCCTGGCCAGATCAAGGTTGTGGTTATCCGGGAGACACGTTCGGTGGAATATACAAACAAATAA
- a CDS encoding TRAP transporter small permease gives MINRLSGFMKMVSGVMLIAMMLVTCTDVVGNFFDAPVLGSEEIVSLMAALLIAFVLPAAHGEKAHIGVDIFYLTFSSRVKRILNTLLSVLMVAFFGLMSWECFNYGAELKRIGQVSATLELPTFYVLYAVAFGCTVLTLVVAAKLAGLVRGNCYE, from the coding sequence ATGATTAATCGGTTATCTGGATTTATGAAAATGGTTTCCGGCGTCATGCTGATTGCCATGATGCTTGTTACCTGCACGGATGTGGTGGGCAATTTTTTTGACGCTCCGGTGTTGGGATCAGAAGAGATTGTTTCGCTCATGGCAGCACTTCTCATCGCCTTTGTGCTTCCTGCGGCCCATGGAGAAAAAGCCCACATCGGGGTGGATATTTTTTATCTTACGTTTTCTTCCCGGGTGAAGAGAATTCTCAACACCCTGCTTTCTGTTCTGATGGTCGCCTTTTTTGGGCTCATGTCCTGGGAGTGTTTTAATTACGGAGCTGAATTAAAGCGAATTGGCCAGGTGTCGGCCACCCTGGAATTGCCTACTTTCTACGTTCTTTATGCCGTGGCCTTTGGATGTACTGTCCTGACTTTGGTGGTTGCGGCAAAGCTTGCAGGACTTGTGCGGGGGAATTGCTATGAATGA
- a CDS encoding F0F1 ATP synthase subunit epsilon gives MAENIFLEVVTPGASVVSEEAQIVMAPGSEGEFGVLRGHTTFLTSLKIGSLRYKDAAGKERVLFVNGGFAEVLPTKVTVLAESAERRSQIEVERVRAAKARAEKRISERSVGIDILRAEAALRRAIQRLSVIETR, from the coding sequence ATGGCTGAGAATATTTTTCTTGAAGTGGTCACCCCAGGGGCATCTGTTGTCAGTGAAGAGGCCCAGATCGTTATGGCGCCAGGCTCAGAGGGTGAATTTGGTGTACTAAGGGGGCATACTACTTTTCTGACCTCTCTCAAGATTGGAAGTCTGCGCTACAAGGACGCCGCCGGCAAAGAGAGGGTTCTCTTTGTCAACGGTGGATTTGCTGAGGTGCTGCCAACCAAGGTGACGGTTTTGGCCGAGTCTGCGGAACGTAGAAGCCAGATTGAGGTTGAAAGGGTCAGGGCTGCAAAGGCCAGGGCTGAAAAACGTATTTCCGAGCGTTCTGTCGGAATCGATATCCTTCGGGCTGAAGCTGCCCTGAGAAGGGCAATTCAAAGATTGTCCGTGATCGAGACGCGATAG
- the atpD gene encoding F0F1 ATP synthase subunit beta, whose translation MAENIGKIAQVLGAVVDVRFEPGKLPPLLNALTVTNTVINDQEDNLVIEVAQHLGDNVVRCIGMDVTDGLQRGMLVKDTGAPIMMPVGAASLGRVLNVVGKPVDGLGPISQENMMPIHRLAPSFTSQDTTVRVLETGVKVVDLLVPFPRGGKMGMFGGAGVGKTVIMMEMVNNIAMQHGGISVFGGVGERTREGNDLYHEMKDSGVLPKCSLVYGQMTEPPGARARVALSALTCAEYFRDIEGQDVLLFIDNIFRFTQAGSEVSATLGRMPSAVGYQPTLAVDMGALQERITSTDKGSITAVQCVYVPADDLTDPAPATTFAHLDGTVVLSRQIAELGIYPAVDPLDSTSRILDAAYVGEEHYNVARVVQQTLQKYKELQDIIAILGMDELSDEDKLTVQRARKLQRFLSQPFHVAETFTGMPGKFVKVEDTVRSFKEIIEGKHDDLPEGAFYMVGSIEEAREKAGKMSEAQ comes from the coding sequence ATGGCTGAAAATATAGGTAAAATAGCGCAGGTCCTTGGTGCTGTTGTTGACGTAAGGTTTGAACCGGGAAAACTACCTCCCCTTCTTAACGCCCTCACCGTAACCAACACGGTCATCAACGATCAGGAGGACAACCTTGTCATTGAGGTTGCCCAGCACCTGGGTGATAATGTGGTTCGCTGCATTGGAATGGATGTCACCGACGGTCTCCAGAGGGGCATGCTGGTAAAGGATACAGGGGCTCCCATCATGATGCCCGTTGGTGCAGCTTCACTGGGTCGTGTTCTCAACGTTGTTGGAAAGCCCGTTGACGGTCTTGGACCCATCAGTCAGGAAAACATGATGCCCATTCACAGGCTTGCACCCTCGTTCACAAGCCAGGATACTACCGTTCGAGTGCTTGAGACCGGTGTAAAGGTGGTGGATCTTCTGGTTCCCTTTCCCCGTGGCGGTAAGATGGGTATGTTCGGCGGCGCAGGCGTTGGAAAGACCGTTATCATGATGGAGATGGTTAACAACATCGCCATGCAGCATGGTGGTATCTCCGTATTCGGCGGCGTTGGTGAGAGAACCCGTGAGGGAAATGACCTTTACCATGAGATGAAAGATTCAGGCGTTCTGCCCAAATGCTCCCTGGTTTACGGTCAGATGACAGAGCCTCCCGGAGCAAGGGCAAGGGTTGCACTTTCCGCCTTGACCTGTGCCGAGTACTTCCGTGATATTGAAGGCCAGGATGTGCTTCTCTTTATCGATAACATTTTCCGTTTTACCCAGGCCGGTTCCGAGGTGTCAGCTACCCTGGGCCGTATGCCTTCAGCCGTTGGATATCAGCCCACACTTGCCGTTGACATGGGTGCCCTCCAGGAGAGGATCACTTCAACGGACAAAGGTTCCATTACGGCAGTTCAGTGCGTTTACGTACCTGCCGATGACTTGACTGACCCTGCACCTGCCACAACTTTTGCCCATCTTGACGGAACCGTTGTTCTTTCCCGTCAGATTGCAGAGCTTGGTATCTACCCGGCTGTGGATCCCCTGGATTCAACCTCCAGGATTCTGGATGCGGCCTATGTTGGCGAAGAACATTACAATGTGGCCCGGGTGGTTCAGCAGACCCTTCAAAAGTACAAGGAACTCCAGGATATTATTGCCATTCTGGGTATGGACGAGCTTTCCGATGAGGATAAGCTTACTGTTCAGCGTGCCAGAAAACTCCAGAGATTCCTTTCCCAGCCCTTCCACGTGGCTGAGACTTTTACGGGCATGCCCGGTAAGTTTGTCAAGGTGGAAGATACGGTTCGTTCATTTAAGGAGATCATTGAAGGAAAGCACGATGATCTTCCCGAAGGTGCCTTTTACATGGTCGGCTCCATTGAAGAGGCCAGGGAAAAGGCCGGTAAGATGTCTGAGGCTCAATAA
- a CDS encoding TRAP transporter substrate-binding protein, whose protein sequence is MKPVPTRIVSLMLGAFLLSAFSVLSGSASAKEVNLTYSNFFPPSHVQSKLAQSWCEAVEKRTNGEVKISYYAGNTLVKAAQIYDGVVTGRTDIGMSCLLYTRGRFPLMDVINLPFGNPSGRFATAVFNELYDQFKPAELSDTKVMFLHAHGPGLIHTQKKEVKTMADLKGLKLRSPGSVAGMIKALGATPVSMPMPEVYQALQKGVVEGAVYPEETNKGWKMGEVTDYTIACYPTAYSVGFFVVMNQAKWDALSDGAKTAIQAINHEWAAKHGAAWDESDYEGVTFSLGLGNAMIGIAPDEALRWKEAVTPVFDTYLEKTEKRGVPGQEALKFLNDRLDTYNQGNFESSYL, encoded by the coding sequence ATGAAACCGGTACCAACAAGGATCGTTTCCCTGATGCTGGGGGCTTTTCTTCTATCAGCTTTTTCGGTTCTGTCCGGAAGCGCATCGGCTAAGGAGGTCAACCTGACCTACAGTAATTTCTTTCCCCCAAGTCACGTCCAGAGCAAGCTTGCGCAATCATGGTGTGAAGCGGTTGAAAAACGCACTAATGGCGAAGTCAAGATCTCCTATTACGCCGGGAATACCTTGGTCAAAGCAGCTCAGATTTATGATGGGGTTGTTACAGGAAGGACAGATATCGGGATGTCCTGCCTCCTCTATACCCGGGGACGTTTCCCGCTCATGGATGTCATTAACCTCCCCTTTGGAAATCCCAGTGGTCGTTTTGCAACGGCTGTGTTCAATGAACTGTACGATCAATTTAAACCGGCCGAACTTTCAGACACCAAGGTCATGTTCCTCCATGCCCACGGACCCGGATTGATTCATACCCAGAAAAAAGAGGTTAAGACCATGGCAGATCTTAAAGGCCTCAAATTAAGATCTCCCGGTTCCGTTGCCGGAATGATCAAGGCCCTTGGGGCCACACCTGTTTCCATGCCCATGCCCGAAGTGTACCAGGCCTTGCAAAAGGGCGTTGTGGAAGGCGCTGTCTATCCCGAAGAGACCAACAAGGGATGGAAAATGGGCGAGGTTACCGATTATACCATCGCATGCTATCCAACGGCATACTCGGTTGGCTTTTTTGTTGTCATGAACCAGGCCAAATGGGATGCCCTGTCCGATGGTGCAAAAACTGCCATCCAGGCCATTAATCACGAATGGGCTGCAAAACATGGTGCTGCATGGGATGAGAGCGATTACGAGGGGGTGACTTTTTCCCTTGGCCTTGGCAACGCCATGATCGGTATTGCACCGGATGAAGCGCTTCGCTGGAAAGAGGCAGTGACCCCCGTGTTTGATACCTATCTTGAGAAGACTGAAAAACGAGGCGTTCCCGGACAAGAGGCTCTCAAGTTTCTCAATGATCGCCTGGATACTTATAATCAAGGGAATTTTGAGAGTAGTTATCTCTAA